The Archangium lipolyticum genomic interval CCATCTGCGATTCCCAGGGCCTGCTGATGGGCCGTGGTCCCCTGGGCCCCGAGCCCAATGCTCCCAATACCCTGGCGGGCAGTCCCAGCGTGGACGGTTCCACGGGCACCTTCCATTTCGACGAGTCGCTGGATGGATTGAAGGTGTCCTCGCTGGACGGCACTCCGCTGACCGCGGGCAAGCAGGCGCGCATCGAGGCCACGACGTGGACCTACTCGACCGTGGACAAGCTGGAGCTCTACGTCACGGGCACCGCCGACTCCCCATCGTGGACCTATCTCACCACGCTCTACCCGACTTCCAGCAACAGGAGCCTGGTGCTCTCCACGACGTTCACCCTGCCCACCCTGGGAACGGAGCTGTACGCCATTCGCGGAGTCTTCTGCCGGAATGGCACGACGAACCGCTGCGATATCGGTGCCTACAGCGACTATGACGATCTGGCGTTCCCGGTGAGCGGAGCGATTGCACCGAACCCGCCCCCCACCGTGCAGATCTCCGAGCCGATCGCCGACGCCCAGCTCCAGGGCACGGTGCTCATCAAGGCGGACGCCACGGACGACCAGGGCGTCGCGAAGGTGGAGTTTTTCGTGGACCAGACGCCGCTCGGCACGGACACGAGCGCCCCCTTCGAGTACGCGTGGGGCACGCTCAGCGCCTACAACGGAGTCCACGAGCTCCAGGCCAAGGCCTACGACACCACGGGCCAGGTGACGGCCTCCTCGAAGGTGCAGGTCCGGGTCTTCAACGACATCGCGGTGCCCACCGCCTCCATCCTGACGCCCACCGCGGACCAGACGTGGGGGAGCCTGGGCTCCATCCAGGCCCGGGGCTCCGACGACACCGGGGTCACCCTGCTGGAGGTCTACGTGGATGGAACCCTCGTCCATTCCACCACGTCCAACTTCGCCAACTTCTTCTGGAGCACCAGTGGCGTTTCCGAGGGAACGCATACGCTGTTCGCGCGCGCGTACGACGTGGTGGGCAAGATGGGTGAATCCGCGCCGGTGCAGGTCTTCGTGGACAAGACGCCGCCCGCGGTCACCATCACCTCGCCGCAGGCGAACGCGACGGTCGGCGGAGTGGTGACGGTGACGGTGGATGCGACGGACGCGCGGGGCATGGGGCCCGTGGAACTGCTCTTGAACAGCAACACGGTCTACGTCCCCTCGAACAACACCCATCCCTACACCTTCATCTGGGACACCCGGACCTACGCCGCGGGCACGTACAGGCTTCAGGCCCGGGCCCGAGACGTGGCGGGCAACCAGGCGCTGAGCACGCCGCTGGAGGTCACCCTCCTTCCGGACACCACGCCTCCCACGGTCTCCATCACCTCGCCGGCGGGAGGTACGACGGTGTCGGGGATGCGCTCGGTGACCGTGGATGCCCGGGATGACCGGCTCGTCCGGACCGTGGAGCTGCTCGTGGATGGCTCCGTCATCTCGTCCCCGACCGCCTCGGGCGAGCCCATCCCCTGGAACACCGGGATGTACACCTATGGACTCCACACGCTGGTGGCCCGGGCGCGTGACTACGCGGGCAACGTGACGGACTCGGCGCCGGTGCAGGTCACCGTCGACAACCACGCGCCGCCCCCTCCCCCGCCACCGCCCTCCGCCACCGCCGTCTACGACGCCGCGCGGCTGGCGCCGGGCTGCATGCCGGCGGGCTCGGCCTCGTGTGACTCGGCGAGCCTCCTGGTGGGCCGCGCCACGCTGGGACCCGAATCCCATGCCCCCAACACGCTCTACTCCTCGTGCCAGGACGGTACGGGTGGCTCCTTCCATGCGGATGAGTCGTTGGACCGGTTGAAGGTGTCCACGGTGGACGGCACGGCGTTGGCCGCGGGCAAGACGGTGCGCATCGAGGCCACGGTGTGGGCCTGGGGCTCCGGCAGCTCGGACGCGCTGGACCTCTACTACACCGCGGACGCCAGCAATCCCTCGTGGACGTACCTGAGCACGCTCATTCCCTCCGCCGGTGGGCAGCAAGTGCTCTCCACGACCTACACCCTGCCGGTCGGCGCGGTGCAGGCCGTGCGTGGCGTGTTCCGCTACGGCGGCTCACCGGGCTCCTGCGTGGCGGGCAGCTATAACGACCAGGACGACCTGTTCTTCGCGGTGAAGTAGACGCTAGTCACCTACTCAGGGAGCCTTCTTCGGAGCCTCGGGTGGAGCCTTCGCACCACGACGCAGCCCGGCCACGCCCTTCTGCACCTCCCGCTGCGCCTGCTCCAACGCAGCCTTGGGCGTGGAGAGCCGGTGCAGGGTCGCGTTCATCGCCGAGGTCGCCGGAGACCAGACCATGGTCATCTCCGCCAGGTTCGGCATGGGCAGGGACACCTCGCCCTGCTTGCGGATCGCCGACAGCACCGCGTCCGAGGCCACCGCCGGCTCCTCGTACACCTGGGCGAACGCCGGGTTCTGCCGCCCCTGCAACGCCATGACGCGCGCCCCCTCCGGGCCCGTGAGGTAGCGCACGAAGTCATAGGCCACCTCCTTGAGCTTCGAGCGCGAGGAGATGGCCACCCCCTCCACCGTCATCCACGGCTTCAGGGGCTTGCCGCCCGCCTCGTCCACCGTGGGCAGCAGCGCCAGGCCGTAGTCGATGCCCGGGGCGATCTCCCCGATGAACCAGGGACCGGAGAAGACCATCGCCGCCTTGCCCTCGTTGAACAGTGACGTGACGAGCGCCGTGGACGGCTCGGCGGGCAGCACACCCTCCTGTTTCGCCCAGCTCATCAACAGCTCCAGGGATTTGACGTTCTCCGGCGCGTCCAGGCGCACCTTGGGGCCCGGGTCGAACACTCGCCCCCCAAAGGCGTGCATCAGCGCCGCGTGGTAGTAGAAGTCCGCGTAGGGATAGGCGAGGCACACCCGCTCCTTGTCCGCCGAGCCCGCCCTCAATGCCTTGCACGTGGCCAGCATCTCCCCCGTGGTCTGGGGCGGCTTCGCCACCAGCTTCTTGTTGTAGATGAGCGTGATGACCTTGAAGTTCAACGGCAGCGCGTACACCGAGCCCCGGTAGGTCATCGCCTCCAGCGTCCCCTTCACGTAGCGCTCACGCACGGACGGCTCCAGGAAGAAGTCGAGCGGCTCGAGCAGCCCGCCCCCTTCCACCCAGCCCCCGAGCCGGTCCTGCGGGAAGACGAAGACGTCCGGCCCCAATCCCCGTGGAAGCGTCGCGGAGATCTTGTCCGTGAACGCATCCGAGGGAATGGCCAACAGCTTCACCTGCACACCGGAGCTGGCCTGAGACGCGTTGTAAGCGGC includes:
- a CDS encoding Ig-like domain-containing protein — encoded protein: MNRLASKWRNNALALLLVVCAGCGTLEEPRTESDGEPGQQEARLSVYTGSMSTSRDDFTATVLTNGKVLVVGGQGGGASAELYDPATGSFSPTGSMPTYRRNHKAVRLNDGRVLVMGGIESIGTQSQYLNQAVRYDPATGTWSPAGNLLKARASHTATLLQDGRVLVTGGTASNYAFLESCELFDPATGVWTSAAPMSVTRTGHSATRLQNGKVLVVGGSVPASAELYDPATNTWSPASSPAATRRHHEAFLFADGRVFVAGGANAAPVSPLYFTSAELYDPATNTWTTTGSMNMARQQQAGMLLSSGMVLISGGYGSNYTSSVERYNPATGTWTTISPLRVARGSHGVALLSGDRMLVMGGLGGGGSSAELYTDDPICTPTTCAAQGKNCGTLSDGCGGTLNCGTCSSGQACSPLNVCVSTGGVLYDALRKAPRCTVSGPICDSQGLLMGRGPLGPEPNAPNTLAGSPSVDGSTGTFHFDESLDGLKVSSLDGTPLTAGKQARIEATTWTYSTVDKLELYVTGTADSPSWTYLTTLYPTSSNRSLVLSTTFTLPTLGTELYAIRGVFCRNGTTNRCDIGAYSDYDDLAFPVSGAIAPNPPPTVQISEPIADAQLQGTVLIKADATDDQGVAKVEFFVDQTPLGTDTSAPFEYAWGTLSAYNGVHELQAKAYDTTGQVTASSKVQVRVFNDIAVPTASILTPTADQTWGSLGSIQARGSDDTGVTLLEVYVDGTLVHSTTSNFANFFWSTSGVSEGTHTLFARAYDVVGKMGESAPVQVFVDKTPPAVTITSPQANATVGGVVTVTVDATDARGMGPVELLLNSNTVYVPSNNTHPYTFIWDTRTYAAGTYRLQARARDVAGNQALSTPLEVTLLPDTTPPTVSITSPAGGTTVSGMRSVTVDARDDRLVRTVELLVDGSVISSPTASGEPIPWNTGMYTYGLHTLVARARDYAGNVTDSAPVQVTVDNHAPPPPPPPPSATAVYDAARLAPGCMPAGSASCDSASLLVGRATLGPESHAPNTLYSSCQDGTGGSFHADESLDRLKVSTVDGTALAAGKTVRIEATVWAWGSGSSDALDLYYTADASNPSWTYLSTLIPSAGGQQVLSTTYTLPVGAVQAVRGVFRYGGSPGSCVAGSYNDQDDLFFAVK
- a CDS encoding extracellular solute-binding protein, translating into MKNRPTFSLLLLLALVSWAGVSRAAEVVVWHGYRASERAALEKVVAAYNASQASSGVQVKLLAIPSDAFTDKISATLPRGLGPDVFVFPQDRLGGWVEGGGLLEPLDFFLEPSVRERYVKGTLEAMTYRGSVYALPLNFKVITLIYNKKLVAKPPQTTGEMLATCKALRAGSADKERVCLAYPYADFYYHAALMHAFGGRVFDPGPKVRLDAPENVKSLELLMSWAKQEGVLPAEPSTALVTSLFNEGKAAMVFSGPWFIGEIAPGIDYGLALLPTVDEAGGKPLKPWMTVEGVAISSRSKLKEVAYDFVRYLTGPEGARVMALQGRQNPAFAQVYEEPAVASDAVLSAIRKQGEVSLPMPNLAEMTMVWSPATSAMNATLHRLSTPKAALEQAQREVQKGVAGLRRGAKAPPEAPKKAP